In Melanotaenia boesemani isolate fMelBoe1 chromosome 5, fMelBoe1.pri, whole genome shotgun sequence, the DNA window GGAGacttcagagagctgcagagcAGTTCAAGGATTAACCAAAGGTCCAATTGAACCAAGAGGTTCAAGACCAGTTAGAAAACAGACCAAACCAAAATGTTACGACAACTAGACTAGAAGTAGTCTTGGGAAAGTCAGTTCCACTCCCGTGTCAGTGTCCAAAAGACACTGGTGGGGAAGGAAATGTAAGTGTACAATGGAAAGATAATTATGAGCTAAGAGCTGGACCTATCGGTGGTTTCACCACTAGGAAAGTTCGTGTTGATCAACAATCACAGGAGAGTGAAGATTGAAGAAGATTATAATCTTTTAGTGCGAAAAATACAGCTAAAAGATCAGGGTGACTATAAGTGCTCTTGTTATGTTTCGCCGTTAGAGAGTGAAGAAACACAGGGTGTAAAACTAAGTTCACCGTATAGAATTAATGTAGTAACTTTAGTAGTAATGGAGGCTGATATGAATGACGAGTCCTATGCGGCTAATAGAACAGGGAACTTGACAACCATGGCATTACCATTCCTACCAAAACAGACAATAATGAAACTTAAATCTACTCCAGCAGTACACCTATTAAACAGACTTGTGACAGGTGCTACAATAATGTGAGCAGCTGCTTTCAGGAACATGGGATGAAGACCATCAAGGCCAGCAAATTTGTTTGGATCCAGCTTAGTGAGCTCATCCTGCACTTCTGAGATGGAGAGAGATGTGAAGGAGAAAGGTGTGTTGCTCAATGGAGAAGGCTGAAAATCTAATGAGGCTGAGTCGGCCTCACTTGCTGAAGCCAAATCTGGACCTGAGACAGGGAAAACTTGGGTcatgatgtatcttgatcaggagatgtggaaaaattggctttcaggcaaaaacgtctctggacgctgacttgaataataaaaagaagtttattacaaaagttcagacatcaaaacagatttctgcagcaaaatctggaggtcccaaaaccagaacgaagacctaaagacctgatgtgtcgttctgtcttatatagggtttaaacaaagaaaattccttagtcctgtgtcctccaatcatagagtttgcctataggatgctcatttgcatagaATGCATGTTCGTGTGTCAATCCAgactgtaggacagagaaccttatatggtaaaaacttgagtgtgtaccatacaaatgctatgcttagatacctcataATTCCCCCCTTCTGAACTGGAATTAACTGTCCCGAAAAAAACGAACTATAtaagactcaaattaaataaacacatatgagAGCCCCAAAAGAAATCATAAAACGCCCAAAAGAGGCTAGTCGACCTATCGGACCCCTCCGGGCTTAAGTCCTGCCTAGCAATTCTTGCctcccaaaacaaaaaaaaaataagcactcGAGGTCACCCATATGTATCCACATAATAAAAGTCACAGAATATTATCTATTCGCCTAATGGTAAACCCCGGCTATGTCTACCTAAAAAGTAAATGCATAGCAATAGCACACATGACATCACAACAAATTCAGATTAATACTCAGATTAGTacagtatataattaaacattgaaacaaaataaggcaaacaaaaatatatggcTCCGAATGTTatggttcctgtctgtctcccctgtgtatatgtgtcaCCTGATTatcctagtgtgtgtgtgtgtgtgtgtgtgtgcgcgtctggctccctctgtctgtcttgtgcgtCATGTCTGTTTCCGACCTGGAGTGTTGCAGCAGCAATAATCTCACCTGGGCAGATCATCACACCTGAACCTCATCTTCTCATCACCACCACAGTATTTAACCAACGGACCTTTCTTCACTCCTCGCTGGATCCTCCAGTTACCCAtctggtatatcgtggcctctCTAGTTTCTCTATTTAAACACAGTTCATGTTTCTTAATGTTAGTCTTGTTTCTAGACTCCTGGTGTCTGGATTCTGCCCGTCCTGTCTGCCTGCCGATCTTCTGGATTGTTTCACTCATCCCGGTCCACTCCCTTGTCGCTGGCTCCAACCAAGCTCACGTCCGGTCCTGCCTGCTTGCCCGCCTGTCCAGTCAACAGCACTCCACTGTGGTCCTCAGATCCAGAACGCGGAACATCTTGCACATTTCCAGTCTTCATTAAAACCCTTTCTTTAATTCATCTGCCTCAGTCTCCTGGATTTTCAGTGTCTGCACCGTGGGGTTCAGAAACCAACACCTGTCTGACCCGCCGTAACACCGAATGGATGGGTAAACCGATATGGTGATGATGTTTCAGTCCGCAGATGTCATCGCGTTGACAGTCAGGGTTCACTGTCCATGTTTAGTGTCCTTATATGTACTTTTGAGTCCACTCAGAATGTTGGGGCCTCTGAATAATTAGCCACCCACCAGGTGGTCGTCCCCAGTATCTTTGCCATAATAACAGGTTGAATCAAAAATATTTCAAGCATAAAAATGAGGAATAACATAGATGTAGTTGAGTATAGATAATAATTAAGTAAGAATAAGATATCTAATTCCCTACTTGATTATACAAACTAAAAAGGCAAAGCAAAGCTAATAGTAACGAGtaataaaacagacaaacatacTATAAGAGGCAAAAGTAAAAATCAGAATGGATATCTTTCAAATAGTTCACCTTCCCTTATTACTTCATTCTCATCAGTCCTTCGTAACAGTGGCATCTGAACTTGGTCACCAGGCATTACTACACCTATCCATCTTAATATCATAGCCTTAGCAAAGGTCAGTAATagagtacaaaaacaaaacataacagacaGCGCCAAAAGTGTTGCTATCAGAATCTGAACTACTACAGCTCCTACTGGACCCAGTTTATCTTGCAACCAAGCATTTGCAGACCATCCAGATCCTTCTAACGGTCCAAAGGCATCCCTTATGAGTTTTAAAGCATCCACAACACCAGTCATGTTATCAGAATTATCTGGAATCAATGTGTAACAAGCATTGCCTGTTAAATTCAAAGCCACACACAGGCCACCTTGTTTAGCCAGAATGTAGTCTAGAGCCATGTCATGTTTCAACAGTGTCAGTCTATGACTCTTCTGTGTATTAGATAAATATTCAAATCCTTTGATAGTTTCATTGGCAAAACCTTGCAGGGTGTAAGTAATATTATCAATATGGTCTGCTAGAAATGTCACTCCATACCATGGAAAAATACCTATTCCCCACTTTTCTGCCAAACTTATCCTCCAATGATAAGATTCCAGATTGTGAAATTGTGCTAACTCCCTCTTCTTTCTCGTCCCAGGAATAACATTAGACTGAACCTGCTCCAACTCCTGAGCTTTCTGAACTGTGAGAACTTCATATGGAAGCTTCAATGTTGCCATGTAACAACATCCTGTCCATCCATAGGGTAAAAATATGTAGGCTTTATCTCCCCAAACCCACCAAATATCCTTAAAATTTCCTATTGTTACATTTGCCGgtaaagtttgatttttaacCATCAATGTTCTGCTTTGTGTACGGATCGGTGCATGAAAAGTCACAGCATACAAATCATCAGCAGCTCTATGTGCTGCCACACCAAGCCGCATCATATAGAAATTACAGTCTGATATTCCCATAAACATCCCATGGCCATTGTAGGtatcatttgaacaaaaacaatggtCAGACTTCTGAGGTTTCACATCTAAAGCATCGGGAACAGCTGTTCTCACATCTTCATACTTATCAAGCAAATTCATATATGTAAGATCTTTCAACCAAGTATAGCGAAACCTAGGTCAAAATAAATGCACTGATACAGCCATCACATGATCTTCTGCTGATCGCTGTTGATACAATAACCATGACAATGCATACGACTGACAAACTTTATCTAATGGTTCCGGCACTGTTTCCAAAATTGCAGGCCATGTGCTTGGTGCAGGAATCCTCACTACACATGGACAACTCACATTCTGGACTGATCTTAGTGAATGAGTCAACTGTAGAAACCACAAATTCCTACCAGCCCATGGGTCTGCTATCTGTAAAGTAGTAGAATCAAATCCATATGCCTTCCACTTGGCATCTCTCTTCTTTACTGCATGAACACGCTCAATTACATCCTCCCTTGCTGCTTCGGACCTGCTGAACTCATTAAACCCATTGATGTCATCATCGGTCTCTGGCGACTCATGCTTATTCTCTGTGAAATCCTGTACCACATTCTCCTTATTGGTAATGTGCAAACAGGCTTCTTTATCTAAGCCCAAGGTTTGGGTCGGGTTCACTACAGCATTAGAGGTTGTATATGTAACTACAGATGTCTGTGATATATTTACAGAATGTGTTGTCGCTGAAGACTTACTCCTTGTCTTGCTAGTGGAAAATTCTTCTCTCAAAACTTTACCAGTGTGATTTTCAGAAGTAACAGAAGTTAGCTTTGCATCCACCAATGTGGAGCAATTCGTTAAAGCTGGATGTGTAACTACTGTTTTTGAAGGGTCATAAGTCATGAAAATCTCTCTAGGTGTAACTGTAGACAGATGTGGTGCACTTGTAGGGGTAGTGAGTTTCTTACAGTACTCTATCCTCCCCTCTGACTGGAAATCAGCCATGGCTTTTCCACTCTTCAATGGTGGCTTTGGCACTGATCCAAACTGCTACCGACCCATCTCAATACGTCCGTGTTTAACCAAGGTCCTGGAGAAGCTAGTGCTCAAACAACTAAACTACTTCCTTGACTCAAACCACATTCTGTCTGATCTGCAGTCTGGGTTTCGGCCTGGCCATGGATGTATAACAGCCACTGTGAAGGTCCTGGATGACGTCATCACAGCGCTAGACTCTAAGCAGGTCTGCTTAGCCACCTTTATCGACCTTGCCAAGGCCTTTGATTCAGTTGACTGTAAGATCCTTCTACGAAGGCTCTCCAATATCTGTCTGCCCATCTCCTGCTGTGactggttctccagcttcctttctGACCGTGCCCAGTTGGTGAAAGCAGGAAATATCATGTCAGAACCACTCATTATCTCCAAAGGTGTGCCTCAAGGGTCTATTTGGGGCCCCACCCTTTTCTCCATTTACATCAATGACATAGATAAAGCTGCTGGCAGCTCCTGGATCCACCTGTACGCCGATGACATCATTTTGTATTTAGTCGGCCCCTCTccacaagctgcagcagctgttcttCAACTCAGCTtcacttcagtagagcagcCCTTCCACAACCTCCACCTTCGCCTCAactccagtaaaacaaagtgcatccttTTCAGTTGGAAAACTGGTGCCGACACCCTACCAATTCTCACCTGTTTAGACGGCACGGCTTTGGAATATGTCAATTCCTATAAATACCTGGGCATCTGGCTGGATTCATCTCTGTCATTCATCACTCACATCAATAATCttcaagccaaaataaaagccagattAGCCTTTCTTTTCCGTAATAAAGCCTCTTTCACCCACGCCACGAAATGCACTTTAGTCAAATTGACTTTACTTCCAATTTTTGACTATGGtgacatcatttataaaatggcaaCAAGCACAGCCCTTAAAAAATTAGACACTCTAAACCACTCAGCAATACGCTTCACCAGAAACACCCCTTTCCACACCCACCACTGTGATCTCTATAAATTGGCGGGCTGGCCCTCCCTTCACACCATCACCGACtccatcattggtttctttttatttacaagtcaatcTTATACAGGACACCTTTCTATCTGTCATCTCTTCTCCACTTCGCTCACAGCACTCATCACACCAGGTCAACtgaatttattaagctcattACTCCCAAAACCTCCACTGTTTTCGGCCGTCACGCCTTCCACTTTTCCGCTGCAAATGACTGGaacacactgcagaacactcttaaacttccatctctgatatctgtttctttgtttagacagagacttcaacagattattgtcgacacttgttcctgctgacgatgctgactctCACTTAGATACAAATATTTGtccactactttttctttcatatagATCTGTCCCATATACTGAGACCTACTCCcgtccccctttcatttttatatatttgtacttgcTCTGCGTTGTTAGGTgcattttttgtattgttgtattgtggtCCTTGTATATGCACAGTTGTaggtttgtatgtatgtacgttatttattcctgctggggtctcttggccaggtcatgtttgcaaatgatcTGTTATCTGTTTTGCTGACaccatttttaaatctttcctgAAACTCATCATGCCAGCTAACCTCTACGTGGTTCAGGCatgagcagaaagaaaatacaTCACAGAAACCATCAGACTGAGTGTAAACAtgcttattttttcctgttgatcAGAATGTGGAAAGGCTTAACCCCATACGAAGACAAAATTTGCTCTGTGGCTTGAGCAAACATCTTTCATCTGCGGTCTCTGCTGCTGGCAAAGAcgtgtcacttcctgtttggtttGTCATACCAGGACTGGAAAGAGACACCATCTGTTACAGACTGTTTCCccatttcctcttcttcttgccATTGTTGAAATTTCAGGTAGCACTTTACATTACAGCAGTGGTTTCCCAACGCAGGGTCCCATTTAATTTGACAATAATGTCCTACCACCACTTACAACGAAACATGGGAACATAGTCGTGCAAAAACTATACGTTTAGCCTATCGTTGCCTCTCTCTGCTACCTTGACTGAATCACccaaaaacataacattttacTACATGAGAGAACATGAGGTCATTAAAAGTTGGAATTACAAACCCAGTGATAAGATTACACAATGCATCATCTTCcttattgtaattattttgatattgacttttaaatttatatatgcCGAAACAAAGAACCATAACATAAAAGTGGATCAATAAAATTACTTATTTGGAATTTATTACTCACTTATAACCCTTtgcaatacttttttttttactaaatattcTACAATCTTATATAatcttatatatatacatacaatcTTATATCTCTATATCTAAGTAAGAACCTTTAAAAAACTCATGTAATCATATTGAGGATATTTAACATAgttacaacacaaaaaaaaaatattgaaccCATGTGAATTAATCACAATGAAACCTTGTGCAGCTTTAGCTGATTTTATCCTCACAGGTGCAGCCAGTAGGAATGCAGATGAGCGTAAGACAACACACTGATGTTAAACTGAGAGCAGGAGAGCTGAGCTGAACCTTGTTACTGTGCTGCTTCTGACAGAGAGGACAGAGTCTGCATAAAAAACGTAACCatctattctttgtttttttctggcagCAGTGGTTGTGGTGGACGATTGTAACCTATAGCAACCCTGAACGACAAtgatataaactttttttaaaataatttaataatcatTAGTCAGTTAAATAACACATGTAGGTCTGCTGTATTCTGCTGCACAATTAATGAGTCTTCTAATTTGTATTGACATTAAAGATGAACAAGGAGACATCTAACACAGGATTACAaaacttcttctttttaataaaaccaaCCTCTGGTTCCTTTTTAAACAGAACTACGACAACTTTGAACACAGCAGTTTTTTTACATGGTTACACTTTCTGCATAGCTGCATAACTTTgcatcagctttttatttctaccattttatttatattacatgaAACATAACAAATTCCAtcaaggtaaaaataaaatttacaaagCGCTTCTGATATAATTACTTAATTCACTAAAAAGATCTTAAAGCTagaagcttttttattttttttaatttttttatgtattttagtggacgactgatagacacagacattaatattctAAAcgcaagctctagtaatgtctgaaaaaatgcatttaattgcatttaaatttgAAACACCCCTGCTTGCAGCATGATTACACTGAAGTACTTCCTTGTGGTTGGTCGGTTTGTGATTATATACTTCCAGATTTCTGGGGCTTCTTGCCGAATTTACCTTACCTTAACAGAGGAACTGCAACACAAGGCCGTAACCATATGTGGCATCATCTTTACTGAACCCTACCATATGCAGACCCAGCATGAatataaatgcagctttaaagtttataaagagttcattttttgtaattaactgTAATTAACATGTCAAAGTCCCACCCCTGATTCAAATATAACTAAAACTAACGTTACTAAGTGActcaacaataataaaaagaagagtttGAGCTTAAAGGGTAATTtcataacataaaaacagaagctaCTGAGCATGTCTGATATTTTTGACAGTTATTGTGAGTTTTCTTCCATCTTTCATATTCCTGAATGAAGCAGCACAGCATGCAGCCTACATGGCAGCATTGTTATCCAGAGCTGCTCCTAATCTGACCTCAGAATAAACTGCTGcatcagctgctgcaggactcCACTTTCCTGTGAACGGAGATTATCTCAGTCAGATATTTGCCTGAAACATCATCTTTAAAAGTTGAAAACCATCTTAACAAACAAggcttaaaaaaacatcttctcCAAGAAATGACAATCTGTCTTTTactaattaaatgaaaactgttAGTTAATAAATGCAACATGTCAAATAAGGAGGATTTTTGAGAGATAAGATTTTAAGATTATTTGATAAATTACATGCTGTGACAAATCTAAAATGATATGGTGACATTCAACATGACTCTTCcttcttgtgtgtgtgagacaaaaATCACCATCCAGCTGGTGAAGGAAAAATTATACTATTTTCATGTTTGATGATCTGCAACAGTGACTGCAGGGTGAAACTATTAAATTCATACACTTCACATGTATAAATCGTACAGCTGCCAACATGATGACACGTTTCAGTCCAAACACTGACTGTACCTGCAGTTCCTGTCTTCACATCAGAGTAAACACAACTCTCCTCTGGTTCATGATGCCTCCCTGTTAACACACTCACATTCATCCACTAAAATACACGAAGCTCAAAACCTTCAGagctgtttttcctcctttaaacagtgtgtgtgttggtgtaacTCACTCTTTTTCCCAAAATGTTTCAGTTCAATAAGAGAGTATGTGACATCTCTGGATTCATCTGCATctgaaacatttcataattCCACATCAGTCACTTGTTACAAGTTTTCTGAAAtcacatcatttttacattttatttcctttcagtGGGTTTGATCGACTCATAGAGACAAACATCatctactggaaataaaagagaaaaaaataaatcatataaaaacataatattttgtccaaagaaaattctcattttataatctttgttttttaatttatttgttgttttttcttatttagttTGAAGctaaagtcaaaaactgtacagtTTAGAGTGTGAGGTATTTATGGACAGTAATACATAAATCTCTCACCATTATGGCTTTATTGTTTATACAGTAAACCCATAATAACATGAGGTTATGGTTtagaaatgatgctggaaaacACTCTGGTTTCTTAAGACAGATTAAGTTCaagttcattttaattcaagattttttttttttaataaatataagtCTGATCCTTGTTAAACACAATTGTTAAGTGTATAAATCCAAAGCCTTTAGatgttcattttcattattataagTAATAAATATACTAGTGATGTTaaaaaatcagtaaaatgaCACATAATAAATGTTCATGTAAATAAAGAGTTCTGTATTAAACGTGAATCAGTGTAAGTCCTGACCGTGGAGAGGAGAGCTGTACTGGTTAGTTTCATTCTGGTTGACTCCAGGATGTGAACTGGAGCTCTGACTGCTGCTCTGTGACTGGATCCACCTAAAACATCATAAATACACAATGTTTAACacagaaaagttaaataatgaGGATTTATGTTGGAGATGGggttaaatgaaagaatgatgTACAGACCTGATGCAGCATAAACCTGTAAAAAAGACATTAGTTGTTAAAGGACTTTGTAGGTCATTTTGTTCTACTGCTGGTTTGTTGTATAACATCAGAATAACTCTGAATATTTGGTTTATTAAAGAGTAAAAAGGGTCTCACCCTTGGACTGTTTGCAGAGACACAACAAGAGCAGGAAAATCAATAATATGATTCCAATAACTGATCCAACCATTAACAGCACAGGAAATGAAGAGCTTTCAGGTCTGGACACagctggaaacacaacagaaagtaataatgttatttatatgaagggTTTAGAACATAATTCTCTCAGTGTTTccagaaaaaaagtgatttcagattttaacagaaacaaaatgccacagcaagaaaacaaacttgatgtatttatttcagTCAGAACAATGTTTGTGTTGCTCACCTGTAACTGACATCCAGCTCTGTTGTGACGTCTTTCCTGCATGTTGACACTTGTAGAAACCTTCGTCTGACTGTGAcactgcagagatgttcagctcCTCTCTGCCATCATGTTGGAGAAGTTTGTCGTTGTGATAGAAAGAAACATTGGAAAGTGTGTTTTGATTTCTCCGTCTGCAGCTCAGACTGACAGAAGCTCCCTCAGTCACAGGATGGACAGGGCTCACCAGGATgacgccatcatcatcatctgtaaaACAGACAGAAGGTTAAGTTCAGTCAGAGATCAGAGAGATTAAAACTACattcttgtttatttataaacagCTAAATGTCTCACCACCTCTAACCAAATAAACTCTTAGTCTCATAAATCATAAAGAAGTTGTTTTTATGCTATGATCAGTGACTTCTGTTAGGAAGCACTAGCTCCCTTCTGCATTTTGTTATTCTTGTGTGCAAAGGTGAATCATGGGCACCTAACATTCactgtttttctcttgtttgtaTCAATCGTTTCCTGTCAAATTGTTGTTCTTCTAAGTGAAGAATTTTCTCGTTGTTCAATGAGGGCCCAGAGGGATGAAGTTTGTTTGGTGTGCAGAATGGCctaataaattgtgtttttttttcccataccAAATGAAAATGGAATTATTCTTCCCATGCTCACATTTCGTCTTGCCACAACTTCATTTCTCTTAATGAACAAAGACGTTTGGTTTCGAGGACAAATCAGTGACTTTTCTCTCTATGAAAACTGTTACTGTGGAAAAGTATTATTTACATCaacaatgacaataacaaatttattttattgattaacctttttttcatgacaataACATGACGGGGAAAAGCTAAACATGGttctctgatgacgaaaacacGACGAGACGTTTGTAAGATTTCATTACAAGACGAAAATGTTCAAtacatcataatttcactggcagaccaggtcaacttgagcatgtgttcctcatccattactcatattttgggcatgtgtatgttcagggtggagtattgcaGTTcggaaaattctcagaaataaaaccacagttaccaaagtaaagatgttgttctttgcttttttggagtaacTGATAACAGTATGTGTTGTTGGCTGGGAagcttctaagtctaaaaccattccttttaattttgtactttttgatgaaaataaccaaacaacaagctcataATGTGTTGCTTTATGTTGAatttatagatctgctattttcttgggtgacatttttgtatgaaaatagggcatcaattcatgaaaaaaggtgaaatatagaaataaaaggtttctgcccaacagcagtgaagtaacacggcagcattgcatccctgttgatgagaaagtctcggctaaagctttcagtctggtaaaggatctggttattacaCAAAAGCATtcaggttaacttgttttatgaattgcaatacttgttataacctgtcaaccatGATTCtactttttaatatgtattattgacctaaattaatttgttaaaagactaatacttttatttgactaaaattaGACTAAagcctttttgagttttcgtcgactaaaactggacaaaatgatcaaacttagaaatgactaaaatgtgattaaaactaataaacattttcattctaaaaactaaaactaaaactaaaactgagaagccaaaaacaacactgatgtGGAAGTTTttgctgtgatggtgttgatgtGATGTTTATTTCAGTCAGAGATTAAAAGTCAGAGTGTGTCTTTTTGTAGCATTATTTAGACATTATTACATCGAAACTCTTATTAATGACGTTATTAAGGAACAACACtttaataacacaaatattGGGAAATTTGtcagaaagaataaatatttattgttttaaaggtttaaaaagataaactgaATTAATTCAAACATATAGTCAATAATTTGATGCTGCTTTGTTGTGATGGAAAtgataaaattgttttaaaaaaaagatttttatttaatctattaaagCATAGAATAGATTTTTTATCAATAAACACTAAAGCATAAAATATATCCTGCTGCACTGTATCAGTGACAGTTAAAAGTATCGTCCATGTTATGGTATGTAATTAAATGTAGTAAACAGTGTgtgttaaacatatttaaaaaaggcaaaacaagaacaaaaatcCAGGACAAAAGATCATAACATACTTTGTACAGTGATGTTGACTGTGTTGCTGAACTCTCCTGATCCAGACTCACACCAGTAAACTCCACTGTCGTAccagttcatgttcatgttacatGAGGATCCAATCATTGTCCCCCAG includes these proteins:
- the LOC121640022 gene encoding uncharacterized protein LOC121640022, which encodes MEQTLLCVMELLLISSLFHCGHAEGPVLSVSPSWLSPGSSVTLRCEIKPPSAGWRFYWYKAVPDLLYNLYNYDLLPGSTAGTEHDSYIIHGQTHTAGYVCRAGRGDPEYHTGYSEVKFLWSADVHPAASLTLNPDRVQHFRPESVSLICGGNSTKWMVRRFTELGHLSRCSYWGTMIGSSCNMNMNWYDSGVYWCESGSGEFSNTVNITVQNDDDGVILVSPVHPVTEGASVSLSCRRRNQNTLSNVSFYHNDKLLQHDGREELNISAVSQSDEGFYKCQHAGKTSQQSWMSVTAVSRPESSSFPVLLMVGSVIGIILLIFLLLLCLCKQSKGLCCIRWIQSQSSSQSSSSHPGVNQNETNQYSSPLHDADESRDVTYSLIELKHFGKKRRHHEPEESCVYSDVKTGTAGTVSVWTETCHHVGSCTIYTCEVYEFNSFTLQSLLQIIKHENSIIFPSPAGW